One genomic segment of Desulfurobacterium indicum includes these proteins:
- a CDS encoding prefoldin subunit, protein MRKKKKKNKEIIELLKKLPAGRKIYYKAGSIMVEVSKEEAIKLLEKEKEGED, encoded by the coding sequence ATGAGGAAGAAAAAGAAGAAAAATAAAGAAATCATAGAACTGCTAAAAAAGCTTCCCGCCGGAAGAAAAATATACTACAAGGCGGGAAGTATAATGGTGGAAGTTTCTAAAGAAGAAGCGATAAAACTCCTTGAAAAGGAAAAAGAGGGGGAGGATTAA
- the pfdA gene encoding prefoldin subunit alpha yields the protein MLKKLLKKDDKKMAELNRQLRSYIAQIEALRVEIANIDDLISEYRATITTLKNLKDLGDGKEVLLPVGRIAQVAAKLEKVEKVVISIGSGISVELPFEEAVSQIEKEIAALIVLREALEKAMVDLYAKVEETTEKIREHGQFEASEEAKDEEEKEEK from the coding sequence ATGCTGAAGAAACTGCTCAAAAAGGACGACAAGAAAATGGCAGAACTCAACAGGCAGCTGAGAAGCTACATCGCACAGATCGAAGCCCTGAGGGTGGAAATAGCAAACATCGACGATCTCATATCCGAATACAGGGCTACAATTACCACCCTCAAAAATCTCAAAGATTTAGGTGATGGCAAAGAAGTCCTTCTTCCGGTAGGCAGAATCGCTCAGGTTGCTGCAAAGCTCGAAAAAGTGGAAAAAGTCGTTATCAGCATAGGAAGCGGAATCTCTGTCGAACTGCCGTTTGAAGAAGCAGTTTCCCAAATAGAAAAAGAAATTGCAGCACTTATCGTTCTAAGAGAAGCCCTCGAAAAAGCAATGGTTGATCTCTACGCTAAGGTAGAAGAAACAACCGAAAAAATCAGAGAACACGGACAATTTGAAGCTTCTGAAGAGGCAAAAGATGAGGAAGAAAAAGAAGAAAAATAA
- a CDS encoding NHL repeat-containing protein — protein sequence MSYNKRLIAIFLTGLLCGFPLKAKGQKVVSTRVLGIINIDETGKALAYPGSIFYDKKSRQLYVVEPGKSKVIFYTPDYFPFLAVGKGYGVKDPVDIFVDSKGNFYLISSNEQKIYVLSSALILKKVIPVKGFKGDNDFVPTHVAVNPVTGEIYVTGAGKDFVVCFDENGKFTRFLYPEMKVEDIKVGSIVSNVGVDSLGRVYLVALDFGQVYVFDKDGTFLFKFGTHGANFGQLSQPSAVTIDEENRRIYVCDPMRQAVLAYDMNGNFLFEFGGRGWSPGWFNYPTDVAVDNRGDVIVTDWLNQRIQILKPEQNKPVHVETTMPSNRAE from the coding sequence ATGTCATACAACAAAAGGTTAATAGCTATTTTTTTAACCGGATTGCTCTGCGGTTTTCCTTTGAAAGCTAAGGGGCAAAAAGTCGTTTCCACAAGGGTGCTTGGTATTATCAACATAGATGAGACCGGGAAGGCCTTGGCCTATCCCGGTTCTATTTTTTATGATAAGAAGTCAAGACAACTTTATGTTGTTGAACCTGGTAAATCCAAAGTGATATTTTATACACCGGATTACTTTCCTTTTCTAGCAGTAGGCAAAGGCTATGGAGTAAAAGATCCTGTCGATATTTTTGTCGATTCTAAAGGTAACTTTTATCTAATCTCTTCTAATGAGCAGAAAATTTATGTTCTTTCTTCAGCTCTTATTCTTAAAAAAGTTATTCCGGTGAAAGGATTTAAAGGTGATAATGATTTTGTTCCGACTCATGTTGCAGTCAATCCCGTAACTGGAGAAATATACGTAACAGGAGCGGGAAAGGATTTTGTTGTCTGTTTTGATGAGAATGGAAAGTTTACACGATTCTTGTATCCTGAAATGAAAGTGGAAGATATAAAAGTTGGTTCTATTGTCTCCAATGTAGGTGTTGATTCTCTTGGACGTGTTTATCTTGTTGCGCTTGATTTTGGTCAGGTTTACGTTTTTGATAAGGATGGAACGTTTCTATTTAAGTTTGGAACTCACGGTGCAAACTTTGGTCAGTTAAGTCAGCCTTCTGCTGTTACTATTGATGAAGAAAACAGACGTATATATGTCTGTGATCCAATGAGGCAGGCGGTGCTTGCTTATGATATGAACGGAAACTTTCTTTTTGAATTTGGAGGAAGAGGTTGGTCTCCCGGTTGGTTTAACTATCCTACCGATGTTGCCGTTGATAACAGAGGTGATGTTATTGTTACAGATTGGCTAAATCAAAGAATACAGATTTTGAAACCTGAACAAAATAAACCCGTTCATGTTGAAACAACGATGCCTTCTAACAGAGCAGAATAG